The following nucleotide sequence is from Photobacterium gaetbulicola Gung47.
CAGTAGCTGGAAGCCAGACCCGGACTTGCTGCACTTTGCCGCGATGAATATGGGGTACCGGCTGCAGGACTGCGTGTTCGTCGATGACACCGCGCGGGGCGTCCAGGCCGGCCTCAATGCCGGGATCCCCACCTTCCACTATGCCGCCCCCCATGCGCCGGAAATCAAGGATCCGCGGGTGATCACCCTGACCGAGATGCCCCAGCTGCTTGACTATATCCAAGCCCTGTAACAAAAAAGGCCCCAACCAGGGCCTTTTTTGTCATCGTCACTGCTTTTTCTCGGGCTTATCCTGCCGAATATCGCCACCTGACAGCAGGCTATCCCAAGACATGTGCCACGATTGCTGCTGATAGCCCGACATAGCCGATTGGCTAGGGACGCTACCAACGGCATCGGCAGGCAATGTGTCCGTGTTTAGCTCATCAGACGATTCAGACAGCGCCTCGCCATCAAACCTCTGCGGCAGGTTGTGAGCTTGTTGTTCATGTTCAATAGGCTGCAACGTCGACATTTCACTGGCCAGCTCTCCCAACGCTATCGAATCAAGCATCTCTTCCGTTGGCCGGTAACCGCTTCTATCGTATAGCTTATCAAGCAAGTGCATCACCGAATGGGCTTCCACTTCGCCACCTTGCCTGAGCATTTTATAGATCCTGTTTGCCACATTCTGTACGCCCAGAATGGTATCGATATCAAATTGCTGTACCACGCCATCCCGGGCCTTCCTCGCTTGCTTAAGACCATTGGCGTAAGCCAAGGAATACCAGATATAAGCGATCGCAGCATCGGACATCGTATCCCGGTTATGCAGTTTGGCCACCAGCAACTGGGCTTCCCCCTCTCCTCGCTCTGCAGCCCGCTCCAGCCAATACATGGTGCGGGCACTATCCTTGCTCACGCCGATCCCAGCCTGGTAACAAAAAGCCGTTTTCATGAAACCGCTGATATCGCCTAGCCTGGCAGCCCGAAAACGCCACAAGAAAGCCTCCACCGGCTGGTGCGGTTGAGAAAACTCAGAAAGATACCAATCACCCAGAAATAGCATAGCAGCAAGCCACTCTTTATCCGCTGCCTCCCGCACCTTGTCCAGCCCGGCATCAACATCGATGTCGGTTCCCAGGCCACGGATCAATAGCAAGCCAAGCTCGAACAGCTCTTTCGCCTCGCCACGCTTGGCTTTAACCACCTGCTCCCAGTATTGCGACTTTGCTTCGCCGTCAGGATCGTCGATGTCGGTCCGGCACAAGCGTGCCAAGGCATTCTGAGCAATAATATTGTCGAGTTTTGCTGCTTTTCCATACCAGTAGATAGCTTCACGAGTATTGGTTAATTCATACTCCTTCGCCAAAGACAACTGACTTGGCACATGCCCTGTCTGCGCCTTGAATATTTTATCCTCACGCTCGGCCACTTTGGCTTTTTCCAACACTTGCTGGTACCTGGCCTCTTTTTGCCGCTTTTCTTCCAAAGACTGTTGCTGCTCCGCCTTGGAGGCAAAAAAACGGTATAGGATCCACGCCAGTAGGCCCGCTGACAGGCCGGTAGCAATCAATAGGTAAGGCATATCCCCTCGACGGTCAGTGTTTATTACAGGTTACCGAACACCATACAATACTCGGTGAAATAGCCCCCCGTTTTCCCCTGAGCGGCTATCTTTTCTCTCGCCTACATATATCGACCACCAGGCCAATAACTGGAGCACAAATTCCTGACAAATATACGGCATCCCCCTTCTTATTCACATTGCCGATATCAAAATAAAACCAAGTAAAACAAGCATAAAAGTAAATCAATGCTAAATTTGATCATGACTGGAATGTGCCTTGCCCGGAAGCCGGCACAACGTCACCGCCGATCTGATAAGGACAAGGAGCAAGGATGTTTCTCGACTATTTTGCCCTGGGCGTATTGTGCTTTGTCGCGGTTTTCCTGTTCTATGGGATCATCGCCATCCACGATATTCCCTATGAAATATCAAAAAAACGCAACCACCCCCACCAAGATGCCATCCATTATGCCGGCTGGGTCAGCTTGTTTACCCTGCATGCGCTATGGCCGTTCCTGTGGATTTGGGCCACGCTATGGCGCGAAGATCGAGGCTGGGGATTCACCCAACTCCAGAACGAACAAAACGAGCTTCATCACGAAATCCTCAAGCTATCAGAACGGGTCGAACACCTGACCGAAAAAGTCTCAGAGCTGGAGGTCAAGCAATCACACAACGAAACACCACCAGACCGCACGCAGGGGGACGAAGACTAATGGACCTATTACTCATTCTGACCTACGCCGCCCTGTGCATTGCCGTATTCAAGATTTTCAATATCCCACTCAACAAGTGGACCGTCCCAACTGCGGTTCTCGGCGGTATCATTTTGATCGGCACCTTAATTTTACTGATGAACTACAACCACCCTCATAGCAACATGGGCGGGCAGTTTTACGTCACCACCCCGATAGTCCCCGGCGTGAGGGGCAAAGTGATTGAGGTACCGGTTGCCGCCAATACCCCGGTCAAAAAGGGCGATATCCTGTTTCGTATCGATCCCACACCGTATGAAGCCGAGGTCCAGTTACAATTAGCGGCGTTGGCCGAAGCGAAACAAAATGTCATGGGCCTAGAGGCGGCTTTCCATGCGGCCAGAGCGAGCACGGAACGGGCTGTTGCCGAGCGGGATAGAACCTTGAGCCAATACCAGCGCTACGAAAAGGGATACAAGCGCGGTGCCTTTACCAAATCGGAAGTGGATAACCGCCGCCAGTTCTACCGCAGCGCTGAAGCTTCACTGTCTGCGGCAAGGGCAGAGGAGCAACGCGCCAAGCTGGCCTTCGAGTCACAGATCATGGGAGAAAACACCGCTATCGCCAAAGTACGCGCCCAGCTGATCCAGGCCCAGTTCAATCTTGAAGAAACCGTGGTTCATGCCCCTACCGCCGGTTTTGTCACCCAAGTAACATTGCGGCCCGGCATGATGGCCGTGCCCTTGCCACTCAAACCGGTAATGACCTTTATCCATCAGGAAGAGCAGTTCTTTATTGGTGCGTTCAGGCAGAACTCCTTGCTGAGGCTGCGCCCCGGTTTCAAGGCCGATTTTATCTTCCGAGCCCTGCCCGGCAAGACGTTCCAGGGCGAGGTGGTGGAAGTATTGCCGGCTATCGGTGAGAGCCAAATCCAAGCGGCAGGGGTACTTTACGGCAGTGACTTGCTGCTGCGCCAAGGGCGCCCGCTGGTCAAACTGAAAATCACCGACGATCTCAGTGAGTATCAATTGCCACAAGGGGCCAATATCGAAATAGCGGTCTATTCCGATAGCTTCGAACATGTATCGGTAATGCGCAAAGTCCTGATCAGAATGAAAAGCTGGCAGAACTACCTGTTCCTCGATCATTGATCCGCAATTAGGCACTGTTCAGCGAAAAATGGCGGCCATTAGGCCGCCTCACTATTAAGGGTATCCGTATCCCTGCTCATCCATATATTGCATCGCTCTTGCAGGATTGACACGTCCGTGCCCCCACACCTCATCAACCCCGGGCTCACCGAGATCGTCAGCGGTGGCGAATATGATTGCCGCAACCTCACTTGCCGTTAGCTCGGGGGCACGTTGCAGTATCATGGCAGCCAGCGCGCTCACATAGGGGGCCGAAAAGCTGGTGCCGTCGCGGCCATCAATCTTATAGGGGGCGACGACCCCGCGGTCTTTCAGGATCCCCAGCGGCTTTTGTGGGCGGTACGGATCACCCATATAGCCCGCCACGACAATCCAGCTCTCCTCTTGCTGCGCATCGATGGCTGCCACGACCGTCATATCACAGGCTTTGTAATAGTGCTCCCACTCGGACTGGGGGACACCAGCAAAGTGCGCTTCCAGCGCGGAGGCACTCAATCCCACCTGGCGACCCAGTTCAGCCGCTTCAGCAGTGCAGACCGTCGAGGCATTACCAGCCGAGGTAATTTTGAGCGGCTGCTGCGGGTAATAGTCATTGAGCGATTTAACCGCTTTCTTGCCGGCATCATAGGTCGTGCTGCTGGAGCTCATATTGATGACATCGGCCTTAAAAGCCTCTTCGGACAGATCTATCGGCGCACTGTCGCGCCTGTCATCATTGATGTTGGATGTCCGGAACTCGACACTCTCATCCACATCCAACTCAGCATTGTAGTGACCTTGGGCAATGGCCATGACAAAGCCACCGTGCGAGCCTTCCTCGTACCATGGCGCGTCGCCAAACGCATCCCTGATCACCACCATCACCGCATCATCCTGTGGCACGGGCGCGGCTGTCGCACCGGCCGCTAGCAGTTCAACTTCACTGACCCCAATCGGTTTCACATTAGAGGGGAAATACAGACGGTAGTATGGGTAGCTGCCCTGCTGCTCAAATGCTATCTCGTAGCTTTGCTTTTCCTTTCCCAGCTCCTGGTTCTGGCGTTCATCCAGCGTCAACCATGTACTGCCGTCAATACTGGCCTGCAGCAACCAGTGCTCTGGGGCCATGTATTGCGAGGGGGCCTCAAGGGTATAACTGACAATTCGCTGGGGACGAGTAAATGACTGAGCCAACCATTCATTATTCTGGCTAACGGGGCGCCAATAGGTATTTTCCGAAAAGTTATAACCGCCGCTAATATTATCGAATGCCAAGGTGTGAAGGTTCGGTAAATATTCAAAGGCCGTATCTGTCATAACCCAGGCATTGGAACTGGCAGAGGCAAACTGCGGCATCGTAACATCTTCAGGCACACCACCACTGCTTTCTCCGCGATGGCCATATAGTTCAAGCATATTTATATTGGCTGAATAATTATCCCCAATGGTATATAGGCGATAATACTGATAAGCCCCTACCTTTTCTTCCGGTATTGTAAAGTAGGTTAGTTGCGAACTGATGGTTTGCTCACGCTGAGTATCGAGGGTTTGCCAAGCAATCCCATCGTGACTAGCCTGAATTTTAAAATGTTCAATATTGCCTTTGACTGAATACCCCGTTACCGCCATGGCTTCGGGAAACAGCTGCCCAAGCCAAGAGTCCTCGCGAAGAGCGGGATGCCATGAAGTATAAGGGTTTCCGTCAAACGCTCTGATCATCCCCAGCGGATCTTCCTGGTAGCCGTTATCGCCATAGCTCAAGCTGGTATTAGCAAAGGCAAAGTCAGGCGAGGCAATATTTTCCGTTTCAGCCCCTGTCACTGACATTGAATATAAAGAACAAATTATTGACGCTGCAATATAGGAGCAAAAGGTTTTCTTTATTTCCATGATATATTCCTAGTTATGTTATTATCATTCCCACCAAGCGTTTTGTCGCCTGATTTAAATTAATAACTTTTAGAATTAGCCATCAAAATAAATTAATAATTTTGGGATCACCTTTCAGAAAATAACTTATATATCAAATAAGAAACCTCAAACCATTCACCGAGAAAATACAAATTCAACAATTGATGAAAATAGAATAAGAGACAAATTTTTGTCTCTTATTTTTTTCTCTCTCAATGTTCTAGCCAATTTTCTACTATTGTTTCGGTTTTTTCCTGCTTTTCCCGTGTCGGCTTGTTTCTTTCTGCCAAACTTATTAATAAATGTGATTTTTTAAGGAAAGACCATGCTATCTATTTTTG
It contains:
- a CDS encoding hypothetical protein (COG0790) — its product is MPYLLIATGLSAGLLAWILYRFFASKAEQQQSLEEKRQKEARYQQVLEKAKVAEREDKIFKAQTGHVPSQLSLAKEYELTNTREAIYWYGKAAKLDNIIAQNALARLCRTDIDDPDGEAKSQYWEQVVKAKRGEAKELFELGLLLIRGLGTDIDVDAGLDKVREAADKEWLAAMLFLGDWYLSEFSQPHQPVEAFLWRFRAARLGDISGFMKTAFCYQAGIGVSKDSARTMYWLERAAERGEGEAQLLVAKLHNRDTMSDAAIAYIWYSLAYANGLKQARKARDGVVQQFDIDTILGVQNVANRIYKMLRQGGEVEAHSVMHLLDKLYDRSGYRPTEEMLDSIALGELASEMSTLQPIEHEQQAHNLPQRFDGEALSESSDELNTDTLPADAVGSVPSQSAMSGYQQQSWHMSWDSLLSGGDIRQDKPEKKQ
- a CDS encoding hypothetical protein (COG1009) — translated: MFLDYFALGVLCFVAVFLFYGIIAIHDIPYEISKKRNHPHQDAIHYAGWVSLFTLHALWPFLWIWATLWREDRGWGFTQLQNEQNELHHEILKLSERVEHLTEKVSELEVKQSHNETPPDRTQGDED
- a CDS encoding membrane fusion protein (MFP) component of efflux pump, signal anchor (COG1566); this encodes MDLLLILTYAALCIAVFKIFNIPLNKWTVPTAVLGGIILIGTLILLMNYNHPHSNMGGQFYVTTPIVPGVRGKVIEVPVAANTPVKKGDILFRIDPTPYEAEVQLQLAALAEAKQNVMGLEAAFHAARASTERAVAERDRTLSQYQRYEKGYKRGAFTKSEVDNRRQFYRSAEASLSAARAEEQRAKLAFESQIMGENTAIAKVRAQLIQAQFNLEETVVHAPTAGFVTQVTLRPGMMAVPLPLKPVMTFIHQEEQFFIGAFRQNSLLRLRPGFKADFIFRALPGKTFQGEVVEVLPAIGESQIQAAGVLYGSDLLLRQGRPLVKLKITDDLSEYQLPQGANIEIAVYSDSFEHVSVMRKVLIRMKSWQNYLFLDH
- a CDS encoding hypothetical protein (COG1404) is translated as MEIKKTFCSYIAASIICSLYSMSVTGAETENIASPDFAFANTSLSYGDNGYQEDPLGMIRAFDGNPYTSWHPALREDSWLGQLFPEAMAVTGYSVKGNIEHFKIQASHDGIAWQTLDTQREQTISSQLTYFTIPEEKVGAYQYYRLYTIGDNYSANINMLELYGHRGESSGGVPEDVTMPQFASASSNAWVMTDTAFEYLPNLHTLAFDNISGGYNFSENTYWRPVSQNNEWLAQSFTRPQRIVSYTLEAPSQYMAPEHWLLQASIDGSTWLTLDERQNQELGKEKQSYEIAFEQQGSYPYYRLYFPSNVKPIGVSEVELLAAGATAAPVPQDDAVMVVIRDAFGDAPWYEEGSHGGFVMAIAQGHYNAELDVDESVEFRTSNINDDRRDSAPIDLSEEAFKADVINMSSSSTTYDAGKKAVKSLNDYYPQQPLKITSAGNASTVCTAEAAELGRQVGLSASALEAHFAGVPQSEWEHYYKACDMTVVAAIDAQQEESWIVVAGYMGDPYRPQKPLGILKDRGVVAPYKIDGRDGTSFSAPYVSALAAMILQRAPELTASEVAAIIFATADDLGEPGVDEVWGHGRVNPARAMQYMDEQGYGYP